The following proteins are co-located in the Chloroflexota bacterium genome:
- a CDS encoding D-ribose ABC transporter substrate-binding protein — translation MKHRKYLIFALLIVLTLILTQCGSPGPAGSDKTSIGLSVSTLNNPFFVTLRDGANGKARELGVDLVVTDAQDDPAKEATNIEDLIQQGVAALLVNPTDGDSVIPSIQKANAAGIPVFTIDRGANGGEIVAHIASDNVAGGRKAAAYICETLGGSGNVVEMEGIAGTSAARERGQGFNEYLAEECPGLEIVAKQTANFNRDEGYTVFENILQANPEIDGVFAHNDEMVLGAIEAAEAADRAEGIVFVGFDAINDAKRAIDRGRLQGTVAQLPSEMGILGVQTAVDHLAGKDVSDYIPVDLALVTAEAVEKVDDAGTAVLTRIGLSLSTLNNPFFVSLAEGAQDAVKAGGFELIVTDAQDDSAKEAANIEDLIQQKVRAIIVNPTDSDAVVPSIQKANQAGIAVFTVDRGANGGEIVSHIASDNVQGGETAGAALCEILGGVGNVVELEGIAGTSAARDRSEGFNKVMASESCSGIEIIARQTANFSRDEAYTVFENILQAEPEIDGVFAHNDEMILGAIEASDAARRTREITFVGFDAIDAARLAVESGVLAATVGQLPWTMGNESVKIAIDHIGGAEVPDYKPIELALISGSGMVSQPAGDYTIGLSLSTLNNRFFVDLQEGAKSQADIQGVKLIVTDAQDDPAKEATNIEDLIQRGVNALLINPTDADAIVPSIQKANQAGIPVLTVDRAAAGGEIVGHIASDNVFGGQMAGEYLCEALEGSGKVVELQGIAGTSAARERGQGFNEYLAAECPGLEIVAQQTANFNRDEGYTVFENILQAQSEIDAVFAHNDEMILGALEAAEDAGRADEINFTGFDAVYDALLAVDSGRLDATIAQKPRTMGLLAVENAVKFLNGDPIVEYIPVQLGLVTLETIIEYAPSFTQ, via the coding sequence ATGAAACATCGAAAGTATCTGATTTTTGCCCTGCTGATTGTGCTGACACTGATATTGACCCAGTGCGGCTCGCCGGGCCCGGCAGGTAGCGACAAGACCAGTATCGGGCTGTCGGTGTCGACGCTGAATAACCCATTCTTCGTAACGCTGCGGGACGGCGCCAATGGCAAGGCTCGTGAGTTGGGCGTTGACCTGGTGGTCACCGATGCCCAGGATGACCCGGCCAAGGAGGCCACCAATATCGAGGATCTGATTCAACAGGGCGTGGCTGCTTTGCTGGTCAATCCCACCGATGGGGACTCTGTGATTCCCTCCATTCAAAAGGCCAACGCGGCGGGGATTCCCGTCTTCACCATTGACCGTGGTGCCAATGGGGGTGAGATCGTCGCCCATATCGCCTCCGACAATGTGGCGGGTGGCCGGAAGGCAGCCGCTTACATTTGCGAGACCCTGGGCGGATCGGGCAACGTTGTCGAGATGGAGGGCATTGCCGGCACGTCGGCAGCCCGTGAGCGAGGGCAGGGATTCAACGAGTATCTGGCGGAAGAGTGCCCCGGTCTGGAAATCGTGGCCAAACAGACGGCCAATTTCAACCGGGACGAGGGGTACACCGTCTTCGAGAATATTCTTCAGGCTAACCCGGAGATCGATGGTGTCTTTGCCCACAATGATGAGATGGTTCTGGGTGCGATCGAGGCGGCCGAAGCTGCCGATCGTGCCGAAGGGATCGTCTTCGTGGGCTTCGACGCCATCAATGATGCCAAGCGGGCCATTGACCGTGGCAGGCTGCAGGGTACCGTCGCCCAGCTTCCGTCGGAAATGGGTATTCTGGGTGTACAGACCGCCGTGGATCATCTGGCCGGCAAGGATGTGAGCGACTATATCCCGGTGGACCTTGCGCTTGTGACGGCTGAGGCGGTAGAGAAGGTCGATGATGCGGGCACGGCTGTGTTGACCCGCATTGGCCTCTCTCTCTCCACGCTGAATAATCCCTTTTTCGTGAGCCTGGCGGAAGGTGCCCAGGATGCCGTCAAGGCAGGTGGATTCGAGCTGATCGTCACCGATGCCCAGGATGACTCTGCCAAGGAGGCTGCCAACATCGAAGACCTGATCCAGCAGAAGGTCCGGGCGATCATTGTCAATCCGACCGACAGCGACGCGGTTGTGCCGTCGATTCAGAAGGCCAACCAGGCTGGCATTGCGGTCTTTACCGTGGATCGCGGCGCCAATGGGGGCGAGATTGTCTCCCACATCGCTTCCGACAACGTTCAGGGTGGCGAAACGGCCGGCGCTGCTTTGTGCGAAATTCTGGGCGGTGTTGGCAATGTGGTTGAGCTGGAGGGAATCGCCGGCACGTCGGCTGCCCGGGATCGCAGCGAAGGTTTCAACAAGGTCATGGCCAGTGAGTCATGTTCGGGCATCGAAATCATCGCCAGGCAGACGGCCAACTTCAGCCGGGATGAGGCCTACACGGTGTTTGAGAACATCCTGCAGGCCGAGCCCGAGATCGATGGTGTCTTTGCCCACAACGATGAGATGATCCTGGGCGCCATCGAGGCGTCGGACGCGGCGCGCCGGACGCGGGAGATCACCTTCGTCGGTTTCGATGCTATCGACGCTGCGCGGCTGGCCGTCGAATCGGGGGTGCTGGCGGCAACGGTTGGCCAGTTGCCCTGGACCATGGGCAACGAGAGTGTCAAAATTGCCATCGACCACATCGGTGGGGCCGAGGTGCCCGACTATAAGCCCATCGAGTTGGCGTTGATCTCCGGTTCTGGCATGGTTAGCCAGCCTGCCGGCGACTATACGATCGGACTGTCGCTTTCCACGCTCAACAATCGTTTCTTCGTGGATCTGCAGGAGGGCGCCAAGAGTCAGGCTGACATCCAGGGTGTCAAGTTGATCGTCACCGATGCCCAGGACGATCCGGCCAAGGAAGCGACCAATATCGAGGATCTGATCCAGCGGGGTGTCAACGCCTTGCTGATCAACCCCACCGATGCGGACGCCATTGTGCCTTCGATCCAGAAGGCCAATCAGGCGGGGATCCCGGTGTTGACCGTCGATCGTGCGGCGGCCGGTGGAGAGATCGTGGGCCATATCGCCTCCGACAATGTTTTCGGCGGGCAGATGGCTGGCGAATATCTTTGTGAAGCGCTCGAAGGCAGCGGCAAGGTAGTGGAGCTTCAGGGAATCGCCGGCACATCGGCAGCCCGGGAGCGCGGCCAGGGCTTCAACGAGTATCTGGCGGCGGAGTGTCCCGGCCTGGAGATCGTGGCCCAGCAGACAGCCAACTTCAACCGGGATGAGGGCTATACGGTGTTCGAGAACATCCTGCAGGCCCAGTCGGAGATCGACGCCGTCTTCGCTCACAACGATGAAATGATCCTGGGTGCGCTGGAGGCAGCTGAGGACGCCGGACGAGCCGATGAGATCAACTTCACAGGCTTCGACGCCGTCTACGATGCCCTGCTTGCGGTCGATAGTGGGCGGTTGGATGCCACCATTGCACAGAAGCCCAGGACCATGGGGTTGCTGGCGGTGGAGAATGCGGTCAAGTTCCTGAACGGCGATCCAATCGTGGAGTACATACCGGTCCAGTTGGGCCTGGTCACCCTGGAGACCATTATCGAGTACGCACCCTCGTTCACGCAATAG
- the rbsC gene encoding ribose ABC transporter permease (functions to transport ribose at high affinity; forms a complex with RbsA2C2B), producing the protein MQRYGLALSFLLLCAALTLLSDRFLTVDNMVNVLKQSTINGIIAVGMTFVILTAGIDLSVGSILALSTIVSADMMQKGVAVPAAVGIGLALGALLGLVNGLVITKARVPPFVATLGMMTIARGLALTYSQGRPITGLPDSFRFIAKGSIGPIPMPILIMALVYIVNWIILNRTFIGQYIYALGNNPVAARYAGINVDRYTSFVYVLAGFLSALAGMILIARLNSAQPTAGLAYEFDAIAAVVVGGTSFAGGEGGLGGTLLGVLVIAVLNNGLNLLNVPSFYQPVVTGVVIALALLVYKAVR; encoded by the coding sequence ATGCAACGCTATGGCCTTGCACTCTCCTTTTTACTGTTGTGCGCTGCGCTGACTTTGCTCTCCGATCGTTTTCTGACGGTCGACAACATGGTCAACGTGTTGAAACAGTCGACGATCAATGGCATCATCGCCGTCGGCATGACCTTTGTCATCCTGACCGCAGGAATCGATCTCTCGGTCGGCTCGATTCTAGCCTTGAGCACCATTGTGTCAGCCGACATGATGCAAAAAGGTGTTGCCGTACCGGCGGCGGTGGGGATCGGGCTGGCGCTGGGTGCCCTGCTGGGACTGGTTAACGGCCTGGTGATCACGAAGGCGCGGGTGCCTCCCTTTGTGGCGACTCTGGGCATGATGACGATCGCGCGCGGGCTGGCCCTCACCTACAGCCAGGGCCGTCCCATCACCGGTTTGCCGGACAGCTTTCGCTTCATCGCCAAGGGTTCGATTGGTCCGATACCGATGCCCATCCTGATCATGGCCCTGGTCTACATTGTTAACTGGATTATTCTGAACCGCACGTTCATTGGCCAGTACATCTACGCATTGGGCAACAACCCGGTGGCTGCTCGCTACGCGGGCATCAACGTGGACCGGTACACCTCCTTTGTCTATGTGCTGGCCGGATTCCTGTCCGCGCTGGCCGGGATGATTCTGATTGCCCGCCTGAATTCCGCCCAGCCGACGGCCGGCCTGGCCTATGAGTTCGATGCCATCGCTGCGGTTGTCGTCGGTGGCACCAGTTTTGCCGGTGGCGAGGGTGGGCTTGGTGGCACCCTGCTGGGCGTGCTTGTCATTGCCGTCCTGAACAACGGCCTTAATCTGTTGAACGTACCTTCTTTTTACCAGCCGGTAGTCACCGGCGTTGTGATTGCCCTGGCACTGTTGGTGTACAAGGCTGTACGCTGA